DNA sequence from the bacterium genome:
GGAGGACAGAATGTCTTCTTCCCGCTGAAGCCGGGAAGCCAATCGGTGCTCGAGGGCGAAGTGGATGACGAGGGCGAGATGGTCGTGATTCGCGTCGAGATCAACACCTTGCGTGAGAAGCAGCGTATTAACTTCGAAGCGCCCAGCGGCGATCGAGTCGCGCTACGGGCCCGAGTCTGGGAGGAGCGCGAATTCGAGGACGGCGAGCTGGTCGAGGTGTCGCGCAACTTCCTGGCGATCTGCAGGGAAACCGGCGACATCTTCTACTTCGGCGAAGACGTCGAGGTCTACGAGGATGGCGAGCTGGCGGGCAACCCGGGCCAATGGCGGGCCGGTGCAGACGGGGCGCAACCCGGCATCTTGTTTCCGGGGAGGTTCCTGCTCGGCTCGAGATACATGCAGGAGATCGTGCCCGGAGTCGCGCTCGATCGCGCCGAGAATGTCGAAATGGGACTCGACGTTCCGACCCCCGCGGGCAGCTTCAGCGGTTGTGTCGCAGTCCTCGATACCAACGGACTCGAGCCCAACGAGCCGGGTGACCCCAAGGTCTACTGCCCCAGGGCCGGACTGGTCATGGACGAGGAGATCGTTCTGATTGAACGGAACTGATGTGAGCTCGCGCCTCGGCGCGAGTCGGAATCCCCGCCCAGGGCCTCCGGGCGGGGATTCCGATCTTCGAGCGGGTAGAGTGAAGGCCCATGGCAGCAAGCTCGGGCCACGTGGCTCTGACCGAGGAGCGGGTGCACTATTCTCGAGATCGGCGATCCCATCTCATCGGCCCCGGAGCCTCGAGTGCGGCCGCGGCCGCGCGGTCGATTCTGGGTGCCCAGGCCCAGCAGGAGGGGCCGGCTCTCTTCGCTCTCAGCCGGCGCACGAGAGGCCGGCCGCCGGCTTCCGAGCTGCGGGAACAGCTTCTCGATGCGCGATCTCGCCGGCTGATTCGAACGTGGGGCCAGCGCGACACGCTTCACGTTTTCGATCCGCCGGATTGGCCGGTTGTCGTGGCTGCTCGTCGGGAGTGGCCGCAGAGCGGCCGGCGGGGAGCCCTGCCCAGCGAGCCGGATCTGGACGCGATCCGGTCTCTGTTTGAACGGGCCTCGGGTCCGTTGTTTCGGAGTGAGCTGTTCGAGGCCATTCCGAAGCGATTCGTCGATGAAGTGGCTCGACACCCGGGCGTGGCTGCCAGCGGTGGCTCCGCGGTTCGCTTCGCCGCAGCCCGGTTGGTCTGGCGCTTGGCGCTGGCCGGGGACATCTGTTTTGCGGAGAAGAGGGGCGCGGAGCAAAGCTATGTCCACCGGCGATTGTGGTTTCCGGATCTGGCGTGGCACGAAGATGATC
Encoded proteins:
- a CDS encoding winged helix DNA-binding domain-containing protein; its protein translation is MAASSGHVALTEERVHYSRDRRSHLIGPGASSAAAAARSILGAQAQQEGPALFALSRRTRGRPPASELREQLLDARSRRLIRTWGQRDTLHVFDPPDWPVVVAARREWPQSGRRGALPSEPDLDAIRSLFERASGPLFRSELFEAIPKRFVDEVARHPGVAASGGSAVRFAAARLVWRLALAGDICFAEKRGAEQSYVHRRLWFPDLAWHEDDPTVAATGLARRYLGVHGPASAADLAHFFGSGVNAARSWLDRLSPELVEVECGERRGLFALRDDLKALTERPPKGLTGWPVTLLPKWDTHLMRHRDKSWLMPDESERKLVWRKAGDISATAVARGRIVATWTHRVTKRRVKVTVTPLSAWRKQHLGGIKREAAAFAAFLEVPELELSI